One segment of Oscillospiraceae bacterium MB08-C2-2 DNA contains the following:
- a CDS encoding PASTA domain-containing protein: MDIKKIQYPGQSTPLTQPMEASSTEQEQGQFKQQPVLLETDQLASFQDWLKEMEERQLQADTEWEALYQATKRELAASKSNWSALEIKPKPIPTTVGLSSRIASRLLSEHGFRVAVTAAEYSDSIPEGDVIITVPMPGSSAAEGSGIKLIVSKGPAPKGHEKAPQDLLALGELGGSKKKDGDDTHKIYTPFPKPAERTLSNTASEEASPAGEATISPQ, translated from the coding sequence ATGGACATTAAAAAGATACAATATCCTGGGCAAAGCACCCCGCTTACACAGCCTATGGAAGCATCCTCCACCGAGCAGGAACAGGGGCAATTCAAACAACAGCCTGTTTTGCTTGAAACCGACCAGCTGGCCTCCTTTCAGGATTGGCTGAAAGAAATGGAAGAACGGCAGCTTCAAGCTGATACAGAATGGGAAGCCCTTTACCAAGCCACCAAACGTGAGCTTGCTGCTTCTAAAAGCAATTGGTCGGCTTTGGAGATAAAACCCAAGCCAATCCCTACAACGGTCGGGCTTTCTTCCCGCATCGCAAGCCGTCTGCTTTCAGAGCATGGCTTTCGGGTAGCCGTAACCGCCGCTGAATACAGCGACAGCATCCCGGAAGGGGATGTGATTATCACAGTTCCCATGCCCGGTTCCAGTGCGGCCGAGGGCTCCGGTATTAAGCTGATTGTCAGCAAAGGCCCTGCCCCAAAGGGTCACGAAAAAGCACCCCAGGATTTGCTGGCCTTGGGCGAATTGGGGGGCTCCAAAAAGAAGGATGGAGACGATACCCACAAAATCTACACGCCTTTTCCAAAACCGGCGGAACGCACTTTATCCAATACCGCATCGGAAGAAGCATCCCCGGCAGGTGAAGCCACCATTTCCCCTCAATAG
- a CDS encoding leucine-rich repeat domain-containing protein, with protein MLKELLRFRIKIRKIHVDSIEDTPPKRRSKSLVKDESKQNTDRQKEQRSFPSNQSRADNAVDTPLKQPIQASDGAVDKHNTDTQKDLSNLPLSTIQAGDINTASVKHPFKASDTAVSESPVDTKKSKRNFFLKKAHVEDAPLKPFFNVLDPAEKESSADTRKGKRKKIFRLAIGIGGALLLVTCGTAAFMIITADTALARLEKANELVEENELEKAIPAFNKVVEKDETMVEAYLGLADVGLALEAPETVMDSVSAGYYVTGDAQLKEKLLQLEALEDNLAGRSNTPTIPSTSPDITNLGDEASEEESVPVTPPPPTPVTVWSDKAFEQMIRLALDKGPNETITTDELAAIRSLKIVGSSHAAVNQVLQVFNYSGYYIVEGVKYDTPGEIRNLGDLAYFKGLTSLTISYNSIQDLSGLEDLSSLTTLGLYNNQITDLSPLAGLSGLKWLFLYNNDISELSSLNRLTALEELWLSNNQIADLSPIAGLANLRSLFLDGNQIADLEPLAQMSNLRILSANNNQITRIDVVAGLSQLTDVSFKGNNILNYGPTKAIKNVNQDLYFGIKSF; from the coding sequence ATGTTAAAGGAATTGCTGCGATTTCGCATTAAAATAAGAAAAATTCATGTAGACAGTATTGAGGATACTCCCCCGAAACGGCGCTCTAAATCTCTTGTCAAGGATGAGAGCAAACAAAACACGGATAGGCAAAAGGAGCAACGGAGCTTTCCCTCAAATCAAAGCCGTGCAGACAATGCTGTGGATACTCCCTTAAAACAACCCATTCAAGCTTCCGATGGGGCTGTGGATAAGCACAACACGGATACACAAAAGGACTTGTCGAATCTTCCTTTAAGCACCATTCAAGCGGGCGATATTAACACCGCTTCTGTAAAGCATCCTTTTAAAGCTTCTGATACAGCCGTGAGTGAGAGCCCAGTTGATACAAAAAAAAGCAAACGGAACTTCTTTCTGAAAAAAGCCCATGTTGAAGATGCTCCTTTGAAACCATTCTTCAACGTTCTTGATCCGGCAGAAAAGGAAAGCAGCGCAGATACTCGAAAAGGCAAAAGAAAAAAAATCTTCAGGCTGGCTATTGGTATAGGCGGGGCTTTGTTGCTGGTTACTTGCGGTACTGCCGCCTTTATGATAATAACGGCCGATACTGCACTGGCCCGATTGGAAAAAGCCAATGAGCTGGTCGAAGAAAATGAGCTGGAAAAAGCAATTCCCGCCTTTAACAAGGTTGTTGAAAAAGACGAGACCATGGTGGAGGCCTATCTGGGTCTGGCTGATGTGGGTCTGGCGCTGGAAGCACCCGAAACCGTAATGGATTCGGTTTCAGCCGGTTATTATGTAACCGGCGATGCCCAGTTAAAGGAGAAGCTGCTCCAATTGGAGGCTTTGGAGGATAATTTAGCCGGGCGGTCCAATACACCCACCATTCCCTCCACTTCCCCGGACATAACAAATTTGGGCGACGAAGCCTCCGAGGAAGAAAGCGTTCCTGTAACCCCGCCGCCACCAACTCCTGTTACAGTCTGGTCAGACAAAGCCTTTGAGCAGATGATTCGGTTGGCTCTGGACAAAGGCCCCAACGAAACCATCACCACCGATGAGCTAGCCGCTATCCGCAGCCTGAAAATTGTCGGGAGCTCCCATGCGGCTGTGAATCAGGTGCTGCAGGTATTCAATTACAGCGGCTATTATATTGTGGAGGGCGTGAAATACGATACACCCGGTGAAATTCGAAATCTGGGGGATTTGGCCTATTTCAAAGGGCTCACTTCTCTGACAATCAGCTACAACAGCATTCAGGATCTTTCCGGGCTGGAAGACCTCAGCTCTTTGACCACTCTGGGGCTGTATAACAACCAGATCACCGATCTTTCGCCCCTTGCCGGCCTTTCCGGGCTGAAATGGCTGTTTCTTTATAACAACGATATTTCCGAGCTTTCCTCTCTAAACCGGCTCACTGCCCTTGAAGAGCTTTGGCTCTCAAACAATCAAATCGCGGATCTCTCACCCATTGCCGGGCTGGCCAATCTGCGCTCCCTGTTTTTGGATGGCAATCAGATTGCGGATTTGGAGCCTCTTGCTCAAATGAGCAATTTAAGGATTTTATCCGCCAATAACAACCAGATCACCCGCATTGATGTTGTGGCAGGGTTGAGCCAGCTGACCGATGTCTCTTTTAAAGGCAACAACATCCTCAATTACGGCCCCACCAAAGCCATTAAGAATGTCAACCAAGACCTTTATTTCGGGATAAAATCATTCTAA
- the pyrH gene encoding UMP kinase produces MPAKYKRILLKLSGEALAGDGKFGLDYDVVFNICKSIKKCADLGVQMGIVVGGGNFWRGRTSGKMDRTRADHMGMLATVMNSLALADALESHGVDVRVQTAIPMTTIAEPYIRNKAVRHMEKGRVVVFGCGTGNPFFSTDSASSLRGLEIEADIIFKATLVDGVYNKDPNKYPDAVKLDSLTFGQVLSEGLQVMDSTAASMCRDNGLPILVFSIKDPDNIVRAVCGENIGTIVKEEDK; encoded by the coding sequence GTGCCGGCAAAATACAAAAGGATTTTGCTCAAACTGAGCGGAGAGGCCCTGGCTGGAGACGGCAAATTTGGCCTTGATTATGATGTGGTTTTCAACATCTGTAAAAGTATTAAGAAATGCGCCGATTTAGGCGTACAAATGGGCATTGTAGTTGGAGGAGGTAACTTCTGGCGGGGCCGTACCAGCGGCAAGATGGACCGCACCCGTGCCGATCATATGGGCATGCTGGCCACTGTGATGAATTCGCTGGCTTTGGCCGATGCTCTGGAATCCCACGGCGTGGATGTCCGGGTGCAGACCGCTATCCCCATGACCACCATTGCAGAGCCCTATATTCGCAACAAGGCGGTTCGCCATATGGAGAAAGGCCGTGTTGTGGTTTTTGGCTGCGGCACCGGCAATCCCTTCTTCTCCACCGATTCCGCCTCCTCCCTGCGTGGATTGGAAATCGAAGCGGATATCATATTCAAAGCCACTCTGGTAGATGGTGTCTACAACAAAGACCCCAACAAATACCCCGATGCAGTTAAGCTGGATAGCCTCACCTTTGGTCAGGTTCTCAGCGAAGGCTTGCAGGTTATGGATTCCACAGCCGCCTCTATGTGCCGGGATAACGGCTTGCCCATCCTGGTTTTCAGCATAAAGGATCCCGATAACATTGTCAGAGCCGTTTGCGGCGAAAATATTGGTACGATTGTGAAGGAGGAAGACAAATGA
- the frr gene encoding ribosome recycling factor → MSESVKPYEEKMSKSVAVLEQEFSAIRAGRANPSVLDKITVDYYGTPTPIQQMAAISVAEARILNIQPWDKSTVNMIEKAIQKSDIGINPTSDGNVIRIAFPPLTEDRRKEICKEISKMAEESKIAIRSIRRDANDKFKAAKKKSELTEDDVKGLEKDIQTLTDNFIKEIDKLAQKKEKEILEI, encoded by the coding sequence ATGAGCGAATCTGTAAAGCCTTATGAGGAAAAAATGAGTAAGTCCGTCGCCGTTTTGGAGCAGGAGTTTTCCGCCATCCGGGCAGGAAGGGCCAACCCCAGCGTCTTGGATAAGATCACAGTGGATTACTATGGCACCCCCACCCCCATCCAGCAGATGGCCGCCATTTCGGTTGCCGAGGCCCGTATCCTGAATATCCAGCCTTGGGATAAGAGCACTGTCAATATGATTGAAAAGGCAATCCAGAAATCGGATATCGGCATTAACCCCACCAGTGACGGCAACGTGATCCGCATCGCTTTCCCCCCGCTGACTGAGGATCGCCGCAAGGAAATCTGCAAAGAAATAAGCAAGATGGCGGAAGAATCCAAGATTGCCATTCGCTCCATTCGGCGGGATGCCAACGATAAATTCAAGGCCGCTAAGAAAAAGAGTGAACTGACCGAGGATGATGTAAAGGGCCTTGAAAAGGATATTCAAACCCTTACCGACAACTTCATCAAGGAAATTGATAAGCTGGCCCAGAAAAAGGAAAAAGAAATTCTCGAAATCTAA
- the uppS gene encoding polyprenyl diphosphate synthase — protein MNTSPRQPVKIPRHLGLIMDGNGRWAKKRGLPVKLGHKKGSDTLKVIVNRCRELGIEYLTVYAFSTENWKRPKDEVESLMALLEDFLLNWRKLYKEDKRPDKIRTILLGDPAPLSIRLQALTREIESETADNTGLTLNIAFNYGGRDEILRAAKLLIKDCGEGLLSPLSVNEEELSRRLYTKGQPDVDLIIRPSGEQRLSNFMIWQSAYAEFVFMDVLWPDFSPAHLDTALEEFASRDRRFGGR, from the coding sequence GTGAATACTTCTCCAAGGCAGCCCGTTAAAATTCCCCGCCACCTCGGTTTAATTATGGATGGCAATGGCCGCTGGGCCAAAAAGAGGGGACTCCCTGTCAAGCTGGGCCACAAAAAAGGCTCGGATACTCTAAAGGTTATTGTAAACCGCTGCCGGGAGCTGGGGATTGAGTATCTCACTGTGTATGCCTTTTCCACCGAAAACTGGAAGCGCCCCAAGGATGAGGTGGAAAGCCTCATGGCCCTTTTGGAGGATTTTCTGCTGAATTGGCGCAAGCTTTATAAAGAAGATAAGCGCCCGGATAAAATCCGCACCATTCTGCTGGGGGATCCGGCGCCTCTTTCCATTCGGCTTCAAGCTCTAACCCGGGAAATTGAAAGCGAAACCGCCGACAATACCGGTTTGACTTTAAACATAGCCTTTAATTATGGTGGACGGGATGAAATTCTCCGTGCCGCAAAGCTGCTCATTAAGGATTGCGGGGAAGGGCTTCTTTCCCCGCTTTCTGTCAATGAGGAAGAACTGAGCCGGCGGCTTTATACGAAAGGCCAGCCGGATGTTGATTTGATTATTCGCCCCAGCGGCGAGCAGCGCCTTTCTAACTTTATGATCTGGCAAAGCGCCTATGCGGAATTTGTCTTTATGGATGTTCTGTGGCCGGATTTCAGCCCTGCACATCTGGATACCGCTTTGGAGGAGTTTGCCTCCCGTGACCGCCGTTTTGGCGGAAGATGA
- a CDS encoding phosphatidate cytidylyltransferase, whose amino-acid sequence MKTRIISAMVGLVILAVVLIFFDTLLLNAVVAFISLIAVHELLKATGITRHPALTAVGISLAAAIPMAQLGVFQRFLPVVFLFVISLFLILFRQHALITIQQVAMTFFFSMIIPLFFVCIVFFRDHYGPQQGLFYVLISLCAAWLCDSGAYFVGRAFGKHKLAPQISPKKTIEGSVGGALVATLLVFPVSLGFQWGMAKLGYNVTVNFLALGITFPLFCIAGMVGDLSLSVIKRQFNVKDYGKIMPGHGGILDRFDSVLFVLPLVYTVCGYWPLVSM is encoded by the coding sequence ATGAAAACACGCATTATTTCAGCCATGGTGGGTCTTGTGATACTGGCTGTGGTTTTGATTTTTTTTGATACGCTTCTGCTCAATGCCGTGGTGGCTTTCATTTCTCTTATTGCGGTTCATGAGCTTCTGAAAGCGACCGGTATCACCCGGCATCCTGCTCTCACCGCTGTGGGGATTTCTTTGGCCGCAGCTATTCCCATGGCACAGCTTGGTGTTTTTCAGCGGTTTTTACCCGTAGTATTTCTGTTTGTCATCTCTCTCTTCCTGATCTTGTTTCGGCAGCATGCTCTCATCACCATTCAACAGGTAGCCATGACCTTTTTCTTTTCCATGATTATCCCTCTCTTCTTTGTTTGCATCGTCTTTTTCCGGGATCATTACGGGCCCCAGCAAGGGCTTTTCTATGTACTTATTTCCCTCTGTGCCGCATGGCTGTGCGATTCCGGCGCCTATTTTGTGGGCCGTGCCTTCGGCAAACATAAGCTGGCACCCCAAATCAGCCCGAAAAAGACCATCGAAGGCTCGGTGGGCGGCGCTCTTGTGGCCACTCTGCTTGTCTTCCCGGTTTCTTTGGGTTTTCAATGGGGCATGGCGAAGCTGGGCTACAACGTAACCGTGAATTTTCTTGCCCTTGGCATTACCTTTCCTCTTTTCTGCATAGCCGGTATGGTGGGGGATTTATCTCTTTCGGTGATCAAGCGGCAGTTCAACGTGAAGGATTACGGAAAAATTATGCCCGGCCACGGTGGAATTCTGGATCGGTTTGACAGTGTCCTGTTTGTTCTGCCTCTGGTTTATACCGTTTGCGGCTACTGGCCCTTGGTGAGCATGTAA
- the dxr gene encoding 1-deoxy-D-xylulose-5-phosphate reductoisomerase, protein MQKLTILGSTGSIGTQTLEVCENLGYQAAALTAHSNTALLEQQARRFLPEAVAVSRPELYLDLKSRLADTSTKVLAGQEAVCELAAQPETTLVNAIVGIAGLRPTLTALEAGKTVALANKETLVAGGGLVSQAIRDFGGRVLPIDSEHSAILQCLQAGERNQLEGVVLTASGGPFYGKTRAELTAVTVEQALRHPTWSMGAKITIDSATLMNKGLEFIEAMWFFDLRPEQIEVLVHRESVIHSAVLFADGSLIAQLGVPDMKLAIQYALTFPRHLPLGGKRLSLADYGRLSFGHADTETFVCLKACIRAAGLGGLAPCVANGANEQAVALFLEGKISFLEIGELVWGAVEEVKTLDGQNLSAVEQADAAAREYVKQKVGQI, encoded by the coding sequence ATGCAAAAGCTTACAATTTTAGGCTCCACCGGCTCCATCGGCACCCAGACCTTGGAGGTGTGCGAGAATCTGGGCTATCAGGCAGCGGCTCTCACCGCACATTCCAATACTGCTTTGCTGGAACAGCAGGCACGGCGCTTTTTGCCTGAGGCCGTTGCTGTAAGCCGCCCGGAGCTTTATCTTGATCTAAAAAGCAGGCTGGCGGATACCTCCACCAAGGTGCTGGCCGGTCAGGAGGCAGTCTGCGAGCTGGCCGCCCAGCCGGAAACCACTCTTGTCAACGCCATTGTGGGCATTGCGGGCCTTCGCCCCACCCTTACAGCGCTGGAGGCGGGCAAAACCGTGGCACTGGCCAACAAAGAAACTCTGGTTGCCGGCGGCGGGCTGGTTTCACAGGCTATTCGGGATTTTGGCGGGCGGGTTCTCCCCATTGACAGCGAGCATTCGGCTATTTTGCAGTGCTTACAGGCCGGGGAACGAAACCAGCTTGAGGGTGTGGTGCTCACCGCTTCCGGCGGCCCTTTTTACGGCAAAACCCGTGCGGAACTGACTGCTGTAACCGTGGAGCAGGCTCTGCGCCACCCCACTTGGTCCATGGGGGCAAAAATCACCATTGACAGCGCCACCCTCATGAACAAAGGGCTGGAATTCATTGAGGCCATGTGGTTTTTTGATCTGCGCCCGGAGCAGATTGAGGTGCTGGTGCATCGGGAAAGTGTCATCCATTCGGCGGTGCTGTTTGCGGATGGCTCTCTCATTGCCCAACTGGGTGTACCGGATATGAAGCTGGCCATTCAATATGCCCTCACCTTCCCCCGGCATCTGCCTCTTGGCGGCAAGCGGCTTTCGCTGGCGGATTATGGGCGGCTCAGCTTCGGTCATGCGGATACCGAAACCTTTGTCTGCCTGAAAGCCTGTATACGGGCCGCCGGGCTGGGAGGCCTTGCCCCCTGTGTGGCAAACGGTGCTAACGAGCAGGCTGTGGCACTTTTTTTAGAAGGTAAAATTTCATTTTTAGAGATCGGCGAATTGGTGTGGGGTGCTGTTGAGGAGGTCAAAACCTTAGATGGGCAAAACCTGTCGGCTGTTGAGCAGGCAGATGCGGCTGCCCGTGAATATGTCAAACAAAAGGTGGGCCAGATATAG
- a CDS encoding site-2 protease family protein, with product MNFDFWGIIIAIAVFSFLIFIHELGHFLAARWAGVQVNEFALGMGPALFKKEHKGTVYALRAFPIGGFCAMEGEDSEGETENENAFGKKPVLKRIVIIVAGATMNLLLGFLVLTGLTMQQPLIGTNQIAQFHENSTSSQWLQVGDTINKINYHRVHTNNDVIYELVRDADGVMDIQVTRNGESILLEGVTFRMEEVQEGMQAIDMDFIFLGTPEKTVTGVLSHSLNWTQSLAKQIWGSLVDLVRGRYKINQLSGVVGVTSAIGEASKVGLRPLMVMVAFITINLGVFNLLPLPALDGGRLIFLLIELVARRPVNPKYEGLVHTVGLVLLMCLMIFVTFNDVLRLF from the coding sequence ATGAATTTTGATTTTTGGGGTATTATCATCGCTATCGCTGTATTCAGCTTCCTCATTTTTATCCATGAGCTGGGGCATTTTCTTGCCGCCCGCTGGGCCGGAGTCCAAGTGAATGAATTTGCCTTGGGTATGGGCCCTGCTCTTTTCAAAAAGGAGCATAAAGGCACTGTCTATGCCCTGCGTGCTTTCCCCATCGGCGGCTTTTGCGCCATGGAGGGCGAGGACAGCGAGGGCGAAACGGAAAACGAAAACGCCTTCGGCAAAAAGCCGGTTTTAAAGCGTATTGTGATTATTGTGGCCGGAGCAACCATGAACCTGCTCCTTGGCTTTTTGGTTCTTACCGGCCTGACTATGCAGCAGCCGCTGATCGGAACCAACCAAATTGCCCAATTTCATGAGAACTCCACCTCAAGCCAGTGGTTACAGGTGGGGGATACAATCAACAAGATCAACTACCATCGGGTTCACACCAACAACGATGTCATTTACGAGCTGGTGCGGGATGCCGACGGCGTTATGGATATACAGGTCACCCGGAATGGGGAGAGTATCCTGCTGGAAGGGGTCACCTTCCGCATGGAAGAAGTGCAGGAAGGCATGCAGGCCATTGATATGGACTTTATCTTTCTCGGCACTCCCGAAAAGACGGTAACCGGCGTTCTTTCCCATTCTCTCAACTGGACCCAATCCCTTGCCAAGCAGATTTGGGGGTCTTTGGTGGATTTGGTGCGTGGTCGGTATAAGATCAACCAGCTTTCCGGCGTGGTGGGGGTCACCTCCGCCATCGGTGAGGCTTCTAAAGTGGGCCTGCGGCCTCTCATGGTCATGGTGGCCTTTATCACCATCAATCTGGGGGTATTCAATCTGCTCCCTCTCCCCGCTTTGGATGGCGGGCGGCTGATTTTCCTGCTTATTGAGCTGGTGGCAAGGCGGCCGGTCAACCCCAAATACGAGGGGCTGGTGCATACAGTGGGGCTGGTTCTGCTCATGTGCCTGATGATTTTTGTAACCTTTAACGATGTTCTGCGGCTGTTCTAG
- the ispG gene encoding flavodoxin-dependent (E)-4-hydroxy-3-methylbut-2-enyl-diphosphate synthase, producing the protein MTKTVVAGGVKIGGESPVTIQSMLAVPAEDVAGNVAQAIQLEQAGCQILRVAIPNRESIRLIPAIKEAISIPLVADIHFDYRLALESVAAGIDKIRLNPGNIGGEDRVAQVAKACGQKGIPIRIGVNSGSLEKEILARHGSPTPQALVESALFHASLLEKFDFDSIVLSIKSSDVPSMIQAYRLAAEQCDYPLHLGVTEAGTKRMGILKSAVGIGSLLVDGIGSTFRISLTDHPVEEIKAAKDLLLAIGLGQGPTIVSCPTCGRTRVDLIPLAQQVETALEGCTLNIKVAVMGCVVNGPGEARGADVGVACGDKCGLLFRKGEVVKKVPQEEILPALMELIAQMEKEQ; encoded by the coding sequence ATGACCAAGACCGTTGTTGCAGGCGGTGTAAAAATCGGCGGTGAAAGCCCGGTAACCATTCAATCCATGCTGGCTGTGCCCGCCGAGGATGTAGCTGGGAATGTGGCGCAGGCCATCCAGCTGGAGCAGGCTGGCTGCCAGATTCTGCGGGTTGCTATCCCCAATCGGGAAAGCATTCGCCTTATTCCAGCCATCAAGGAGGCTATCTCCATCCCTCTGGTGGCGGATATTCATTTTGATTACCGCCTTGCGCTGGAATCCGTTGCCGCTGGTATTGATAAAATCCGCCTGAACCCCGGCAACATCGGCGGGGAGGATCGGGTGGCACAAGTGGCCAAGGCCTGTGGGCAAAAGGGCATTCCCATCCGCATCGGGGTTAACTCCGGCTCGCTGGAAAAGGAAATTCTGGCAAGGCACGGCAGCCCCACCCCCCAGGCGCTGGTGGAAAGCGCCCTTTTTCATGCTTCCCTGCTGGAAAAGTTTGATTTTGACAGCATTGTGCTTTCCATAAAATCCAGCGATGTGCCTTCTATGATACAGGCCTACCGTTTGGCGGCAGAGCAGTGCGATTATCCACTGCATCTGGGGGTAACTGAGGCAGGAACCAAGCGAATGGGGATTCTGAAATCCGCTGTGGGTATCGGTTCCCTGCTGGTGGATGGCATCGGCAGCACCTTCCGCATTTCTCTCACCGATCACCCGGTGGAGGAAATCAAGGCCGCCAAGGATTTGCTGCTGGCTATCGGGCTGGGGCAAGGCCCCACCATTGTTTCCTGCCCAACCTGCGGGCGCACCCGGGTGGATTTGATTCCCCTCGCCCAACAGGTGGAGACAGCCTTGGAGGGCTGCACCCTTAACATTAAGGTGGCGGTTATGGGCTGTGTAGTCAATGGCCCCGGTGAAGCCCGGGGGGCAGATGTTGGCGTAGCCTGTGGTGACAAGTGCGGCCTGCTTTTCCGCAAAGGAGAAGTGGTCAAAAAGGTTCCTCAGGAGGAAATCCTTCCCGCTTTGATGGAGTTGATTGCCCAAATGGAAAAGGAGCAATAA